TAAGTGCATTTTTATCTGGGATAACAAACCTTCTGTTAATTGGATTTGTTCTTTTTAAAATAAAAGACCCTAATGCAACTAAAATAATACTCTATGGCCTAATATTAGCGTTATGGAATTTTGCCTCGTTAGGGATATATTTTTCTTTAAGCAGTCAATGGGCATTAATCTGGTTAAAATTCTATTACATAAATGTGGTGTTTATTCCTTCTGTCTTTTTTCATCTGGTATTAACTACTATTGGAGACCATCGATTAATTACTAAAAGGATATGCCAGGTTAATTACGGTTTTAGTTATCTATTTCTCATTCTAAGTGCAATGGGAATGATGACTCAGGATGTTAATTATGTTAAAGGTTGTTACTATCCAGTAGGTCAAGTTGGTGATTTTTTATTCTTTATCTTTTTTAGCGGAACAGGAATTTATAGCCTTTTAGTTTTAGCTAACCGTAGAAGGACAACAAGTAATATTATTGAAAAAAAACAATTACGATTGTTATTTGTTGGAGGATATATTAATCTTGTTGGGATAGGAAGTAATCTGTTTTGTTTTATATCTGGTAAGATGTATGCGGCAGGACACCTGCTTACGGGGATTTATCCTTTAATCATAGTTTATACTATTGTTAGACATAGATTAGTTACGATTGAAACCCAAAATATCGAGATTTTGGGAAGAAAATTTATCTATTTTGGGCTAAGTGGGTTTATATTTGCTTTATTTTTGGGAGGTATTCTATGGTTTGAACTGGCATTTAGAAAACTAATCGGTTATAATTCACTCATTACATCTATATTAATTATCCTGACATTAATTATCTTTTTTCAATTTATATGGGAGAAGATGCAGGCGACTATTGATAGATATTTTTTTCGTGAAAGACTTAATCAGGAATATATGGCGAAAGAAATTAGTCGGAAGATTGCTTCTAACTTTGACCGGGAAATATTGTTAGATACCTTTTTAAATTCTATGGTAAATATGATACATATTCGGAATGCATCCATTATTTTACTTGATGAAACAAAGGACACTGTTCAGGTAAATCGAGCGATAGGATTAGATGTAATAAAAAAGAAAACAACGAGATTTAAAACTGATTCTGGACTAATTCATTACTTAATTCAATCTAAAAAACCAATTATCAG
This portion of the bacterium genome encodes:
- a CDS encoding HD domain-containing phosphohydrolase, with translation MESNVFLSLSAFLSGITNLLLIGFVLFKIKDPNATKIILYGLILALWNFASLGIYFSLSSQWALIWLKFYYINVVFIPSVFFHLVLTTIGDHRLITKRICQVNYGFSYLFLILSAMGMMTQDVNYVKGCYYPVGQVGDFLFFIFFSGTGIYSLLVLANRRRTTSNIIEKKQLRLLFVGGYINLVGIGSNLFCFISGKMYAAGHLLTGIYPLIIVYTIVRHRLVTIETQNIEILGRKFIYFGLSGFIFALFLGGILWFELAFRKLIGYNSLITSILIILTLIIFFQFIWEKMQATIDRYFFRERLNQEYMAKEISRKIASNFDREILLDTFLNSMVNMIHIRNASIILLDETKDTVQVNRAIGLDVIKKKTTRFKTDSGLIHYLIQSKKPIIREEVRNSINGQWREIKKDIEALDAAICIPLTSKDKLLGMLSLGEKMSLESYTREDIEFLSILSNEVGVAIENANLYQEKMTSFLNTIQSLLAAVEAKDIYTHGHCERVAKYSEMIATELGLSTEEIKKAKIAGFLHDLGNIGISDQILNKKERLTIPEFENVKKHTLIGAKILEPICSEKEIIDGVKFHHERIDGSGYPESLNDNSVPLIAKIITVADVYDAMTSIRPYRKAFSSEDAISELKRGCGYLFEGKVVSAFIKVLNKERIKSRK